A single Ignavibacteriales bacterium DNA region contains:
- a CDS encoding 4Fe-4S dicluster domain-containing protein: MATQYGLLFDVTECVGCGECYSACKVKNGLKEPKEDFLTDHLSQHTYTVLEDHDGDYMRRMCMHCSDPACASVCPIAAIVKTPEGPVVYDGDKCMGCRYCMQACPHHIPRYEWFSNTPVIHKCTMCYDRVKNGEQTACAEACPTGATLFGDLEELKIEAKRRIEENPDKYYPEVYGMTEAGGTNVLILSPVSFDQLGLATNLPNSPLPQLTQQALDKIPAVVGAGSVFLTGMYWLTKRKNQIAKEKNHIGEGDSK, from the coding sequence ATGGCAACTCAATATGGATTACTCTTTGATGTTACAGAATGTGTTGGCTGCGGCGAGTGCTATTCTGCATGCAAAGTGAAAAATGGATTAAAAGAGCCAAAAGAAGATTTCCTGACCGATCATCTTTCACAGCATACCTACACGGTTCTTGAGGATCATGACGGTGATTATATGCGCAGAATGTGCATGCACTGCAGTGATCCTGCATGTGCATCGGTCTGCCCGATCGCCGCAATTGTTAAAACCCCTGAAGGACCGGTTGTTTACGACGGTGATAAGTGCATGGGATGCCGCTATTGTATGCAGGCCTGCCCGCACCATATCCCCCGTTACGAATGGTTCAGCAATACACCTGTCATCCATAAATGCACTATGTGTTACGACCGCGTAAAGAACGGCGAACAGACCGCGTGTGCTGAAGCTTGCCCGACCGGTGCAACGCTTTTTGGAGATCTTGAAGAACTCAAGATTGAAGCCAAGAGAAGAATCGAAGAAAACCCCGATAAATATTATCCTGAAGTATACGGTATGACTGAAGCCGGCGGAACCAATGTTCTTATACTTTCACCTGTTTCCTTTGATCAGCTCGGATTGGCAACCAACCTGCCGAATAGTCCTCTGCCGCAGCTTACCCAGCAGGCACTGGATAAAATACCGGCAGTAGTAGGAGCCGGAAGCGTATTCCTTACCGGAATGTACTGGCTGACCAAGAGAAAAAATCAGATAGCAAAAGAAAAGAACCATATCGGTGAAGGAGACTCAAAATGA
- a CDS encoding chorismate-binding protein: MTFTRDEAYTGSQAGQIRNKLKEILSRTEFRIIRSIFAGADYLSLPGMDKENDFIYRDAASGSVITASGRTVTLRNFNPEELADIFASLTSDILPPEMRSLPLFLGISSFDDASGDPFWKELPWSEWYIPAYLKIRTEHELTEVHITLQAEYGGTDQEVFAEFINPLPSEQMFFPEKELAEWSEKVEFIKDQIVHGSVSKVVLARRITGLLPQPSAPEEVFTEMMTENPHDTGYFYRCMDAVFMGATPEKLLSVKDGQIYTEAIAGSIKRNGIYNEQEMSEVLSTSEKDLDEHILVRDFLLDNLRAFSSEIQYDKTPTIKKLRNLFHLKTMIAGSMKSPGLSSALRLVSRIFPTPAVCGTPKEKAAEIIREIEAAPRGYYAGIMGYFTLNGNCDFAVTIRSILLRGNVFAAYAGCGIVKNSDPVLEFEESTVKLKTATAHLLYANQS; the protein is encoded by the coding sequence ATGACATTCACAAGAGACGAAGCCTACACCGGCAGTCAGGCCGGCCAAATCAGAAATAAGCTGAAAGAGATTCTCAGCAGGACGGAATTCCGTATCATCCGCAGTATTTTTGCCGGGGCGGATTATCTGTCACTGCCCGGTATGGATAAAGAGAATGATTTCATTTACCGTGATGCTGCTTCAGGGAGTGTAATTACTGCTTCAGGCAGAACGGTAACCCTGCGGAATTTTAATCCGGAGGAGCTTGCTGATATTTTTGCCTCTCTCACGTCAGATATTTTGCCCCCTGAGATGCGGTCTCTTCCGCTCTTTCTCGGTATAAGCAGCTTTGATGATGCCTCAGGTGATCCCTTCTGGAAAGAACTCCCCTGGTCTGAGTGGTATATACCCGCATATCTGAAAATCCGTACTGAACATGAGCTTACGGAAGTGCATATTACCCTTCAGGCGGAATATGGCGGTACTGATCAGGAAGTTTTTGCTGAGTTCATCAATCCGCTTCCTTCAGAGCAAATGTTTTTTCCCGAAAAGGAGCTGGCTGAGTGGTCGGAAAAAGTTGAATTTATAAAAGATCAGATTGTTCACGGAAGTGTTTCTAAGGTAGTTCTTGCAAGAAGAATTACGGGACTGCTCCCTCAGCCCTCCGCGCCTGAAGAGGTTTTTACGGAGATGATGACCGAAAATCCTCATGATACCGGATATTTTTACCGCTGCATGGATGCTGTGTTTATGGGCGCAACTCCGGAAAAACTTCTTTCCGTAAAGGATGGCCAGATATATACCGAAGCCATTGCGGGGAGCATCAAACGGAACGGTATTTATAATGAACAGGAGATGTCTGAAGTGCTGAGCACTTCGGAGAAGGATCTTGATGAACATATTCTGGTACGTGATTTTCTGCTGGATAATCTGCGCGCCTTCTCCAGTGAAATTCAGTATGATAAAACCCCGACCATAAAGAAACTCAGAAATCTTTTTCATCTGAAAACGATGATTGCCGGCAGTATGAAATCCCCCGGGCTTTCATCAGCACTGCGCCTGGTAAGCAGAATTTTCCCCACTCCGGCAGTCTGCGGTACCCCGAAAGAAAAAGCTGCTGAGATTATCCGTGAAATTGAGGCGGCTCCGCGCGGTTATTATGCAGGTATCATGGGGTATTTTACTCTTAACGGTAACTGTGACTTTGCGGTTACCATCAGATCTATTCTGCTGCGAGGTAATGTGTTCGCAGCTTATGCCGGATGCGGAATCGTAAAGAACTCAGATCCGGTATTGGAGTTTGAAGAAAGCACGGTGAAGCTGAAAACAGCCACCGCGCATCTGCTGTATGCAAATCAATCGTAA
- the menD gene encoding 2-succinyl-5-enolpyruvyl-6-hydroxy-3-cyclohexene-1-carboxylic-acid synthase: MQINRNIFFSEALISFLASKKIRHAVLSPGSRNTPLTFAAAGNKKISTYSLIDERAAGFFASGLARSTKKPVILICTSGTAAAEYLPAVIESFFQKIPLIVITADRPAKLRGTGANQTIYQNNIYGDHVIKAWDVPQPEPDQRYARKWSGVLGELSDLIDRGLNGPVHLNLQFDKPFEPDAFTDNLAAAEIRMLKKSLRITSKSGKKLPPAYKMSSELNKKITSVFHFVIFCGPDAVKSKEDSAYIGRLADAFGAPVLCDAFSGISKQHQSRHTFHSFHLYAGNLISEIKPDIIFQFGNLPVSKAGEEILSMKGVTRVVVNREGEKRGDYGNTAIVCTADIASFAKETIRAAKNKKFSDTSYYERIHALEQAAEEAKRHSLESILFTEAEIIKTVAENCTSRNLLMIGNSMPPRDLDYISGLIRGSLNLFHNRGASGIDGIIASAAGIAAGSVSRTFLIIGDVSFFYDLTSLQIIKQNNLNLTIVLLNNGGGKIFEMLPVKRFPEMIRQYYHTPAGVNYRKLISAFDIRYDNPKSVSELTEVLGRRITGCNVIECKTSIKDTIRLRKAAEEKFSSNLIV, encoded by the coding sequence ATGCAAATCAATCGTAATATTTTTTTTTCTGAAGCCCTGATTAGTTTCCTGGCTTCAAAAAAAATCAGGCATGCAGTCCTTTCTCCCGGCTCAAGAAACACTCCCCTTACTTTTGCCGCTGCCGGCAATAAAAAGATTTCAACATATTCTTTAATAGATGAACGGGCTGCAGGTTTTTTTGCCTCCGGTCTTGCACGCAGCACAAAAAAACCGGTTATCCTGATCTGCACCTCAGGAACTGCCGCGGCGGAGTATCTGCCGGCAGTTATTGAATCATTCTTTCAGAAAATACCCCTTATCGTTATAACCGCTGACCGGCCTGCTAAACTACGTGGAACAGGAGCCAATCAGACGATTTATCAGAACAATATATACGGAGATCATGTCATTAAGGCATGGGATGTTCCACAGCCGGAGCCTGATCAGCGCTATGCAAGAAAATGGTCCGGAGTTTTGGGTGAACTTTCTGATTTGATTGACCGGGGGCTTAACGGGCCGGTGCATCTGAATCTTCAGTTTGATAAACCATTTGAACCGGATGCTTTTACGGATAATCTCGCTGCAGCAGAAATACGTATGCTGAAAAAATCACTGCGGATTACCAGCAAGTCAGGAAAAAAGCTTCCTCCTGCCTATAAAATGTCTTCTGAACTGAATAAGAAAATTACCTCTGTATTCCATTTTGTAATTTTCTGCGGTCCGGATGCGGTAAAAAGCAAAGAAGATTCAGCATATATCGGCCGGCTGGCTGATGCATTTGGAGCACCGGTTTTGTGTGATGCATTCTCCGGCATCAGCAAGCAGCATCAGAGCAGGCATACATTTCATTCATTTCATTTATATGCCGGAAATCTTATAAGTGAAATAAAACCTGATATCATCTTTCAGTTTGGAAATCTTCCTGTTTCAAAAGCGGGGGAGGAAATTCTTTCGATGAAAGGTGTTACAAGAGTTGTTGTCAACAGGGAAGGGGAGAAGAGGGGAGATTACGGTAACACGGCAATTGTCTGCACGGCTGATATAGCGTCATTTGCTAAAGAGACCATCAGAGCAGCAAAGAATAAGAAATTCTCTGATACAAGTTATTATGAACGGATACATGCACTTGAGCAGGCGGCGGAAGAAGCCAAACGTCACAGTCTGGAGAGTATTCTGTTTACTGAAGCGGAAATCATTAAAACCGTTGCTGAAAACTGCACTTCCCGCAATCTGCTGATGATTGGGAACTCAATGCCCCCAAGGGATCTGGATTATATATCCGGTCTTATCAGAGGCAGTTTGAACCTGTTTCATAACCGCGGGGCAAGTGGTATTGACGGGATTATTGCATCCGCCGCGGGGATAGCAGCCGGAAGTGTATCAAGAACGTTTCTGATAATCGGGGATGTATCATTCTTTTATGACCTTACCTCACTGCAGATTATTAAACAAAACAATCTGAATCTGACCATTGTGCTTCTGAACAACGGAGGAGGAAAGATCTTTGAGATGCTGCCGGTTAAAAGATTCCCAGAGATGATTCGGCAGTATTATCATACACCGGCAGGAGTAAATTACCGTAAACTGATTTCCGCTTTTGATATCCGTTATGACAATCCGAAATCAGTTAGCGAACTTACAGAAGTCTTGGGCAGGAGAATTACGGGATGCAATGTGATTGAGTGTAAGACTTCGATTAAAGATACCATCCGCCTGAGAAAAGCAGCGGAAGAAAAGTTTTCTTCGAATCTTATAGTGTAA
- a CDS encoding OmpA family protein, which yields MKKFLFFLLPFILISAIEAKGTSGRGDKSDATVKAASLYLDMATVLIKQQKFEEAAQAYRDYLDADPNADKAYYQDVIDLLLRDDKPVKIANLGSNVNSASGEYFPRVSPDGKTLYFTGYDRPGGYGGEDTWVSKKQSDGSWGKAYNFGPQFNTETHEDILAIAYDESYAIAFGNYEGSFGGGDLFYIVKKGERWTIPCNLGGSINSSKWETQANLGPDGKTLLFVASGRSDIVGASDIYVSQLTENGWTKPLNLGRTINTSQNEYYPFLAADGKTLYFASNGHGGLGGLDLFYSKRTGDGWTEWSKPVNLGKYINTPGDEIDFSIPASGDVAYYVKEAGDGHQGETDIYYFELPDDMRPEKVYTIYGKVSDEDGKPVPAIIHFFDKATGKEIATATSSSFDGNYSTTLPYGIEYFISIDMRGFLYTSSELNLKGVKDEAGRKDFTLQKIQVGLKFELKNIYFDSGKATLKDESRVELDKLFDILTRSAIVIELGGHTDSDGSDEANEKLSQDRVNSVKQYLVNKGVPSDRINAVGYGEKFPIADNSTPEGKAQNRRVEVKVTQIIPEKEGGEVVTEEPTKEQKKEDAKFDILAALRYAADIGGLPSGSPCTNEAYFFADKPLYKKSTKTNWDDIDFGPSNEILGGFSAHLLNFGLNADNSGFTGAGIHFDMGEGDEFFLHYYFGVPDNVDWGGGFGLNYFWSFYDWFGHDISLLYGIDANVWKYSNIDDAALYMDIPVGLRYKHELAGFTLGYDVAYNIEGLKSDTIENASYLRLGVNARWGMFQGGLFINSGDVIDYMGFRLGVTF from the coding sequence ATGAAGAAGTTCTTGTTTTTTCTTCTGCCGTTTATTCTGATCAGCGCCATTGAGGCCAAGGGCACTTCCGGCCGCGGAGATAAATCCGATGCTACCGTGAAGGCTGCCTCTTTGTATCTTGATATGGCAACTGTTCTGATTAAGCAGCAAAAGTTCGAGGAAGCCGCACAGGCATACCGCGATTACCTCGATGCAGACCCCAATGCCGACAAGGCATATTATCAGGATGTAATTGACTTGCTCCTGAGAGATGACAAGCCTGTGAAGATTGCAAATCTTGGCAGCAACGTCAACTCAGCCTCAGGCGAATACTTTCCTAGAGTTTCACCTGACGGAAAAACCCTCTACTTCACCGGTTATGACAGACCAGGCGGTTATGGCGGCGAAGATACATGGGTATCAAAGAAGCAGAGTGACGGAAGCTGGGGCAAAGCATATAACTTTGGCCCGCAGTTTAATACCGAAACTCACGAAGATATACTCGCAATTGCCTATGACGAAAGCTATGCTATCGCATTCGGCAACTACGAAGGAAGCTTCGGCGGCGGTGACCTTTTCTATATCGTAAAGAAAGGCGAACGCTGGACCATCCCCTGTAACCTTGGCGGAAGCATCAACTCCAGCAAGTGGGAAACACAGGCAAACCTCGGCCCTGACGGAAAGACCCTTCTTTTTGTTGCCTCAGGACGCTCTGACATCGTCGGTGCTTCTGATATATACGTCAGCCAGCTCACCGAAAACGGATGGACCAAGCCCCTTAATCTCGGAAGAACCATCAATACCTCACAGAATGAGTATTATCCCTTCCTGGCTGCAGACGGAAAGACTCTCTACTTTGCTTCAAACGGCCATGGCGGTCTCGGAGGTCTTGATCTTTTCTACTCAAAGAGAACCGGTGACGGCTGGACTGAGTGGTCAAAGCCCGTTAACCTCGGTAAATATATCAACACCCCGGGTGATGAAATTGACTTTTCAATCCCCGCTTCCGGTGATGTTGCTTATTACGTAAAAGAAGCAGGTGACGGTCACCAGGGCGAAACCGATATCTATTACTTCGAACTGCCTGATGATATGAGACCTGAAAAGGTATATACCATCTATGGTAAAGTTTCAGATGAAGACGGCAAACCTGTTCCGGCTATCATTCACTTCTTTGACAAAGCAACCGGAAAAGAAATTGCTACTGCAACCAGCAGCAGTTTTGACGGCAACTATAGCACCACGCTCCCCTACGGAATTGAATACTTCATCAGTATTGATATGAGAGGATTCCTTTATACATCATCAGAACTGAATCTGAAGGGTGTAAAGGATGAGGCAGGAAGAAAAGACTTCACTCTTCAGAAGATCCAGGTTGGTCTTAAGTTCGAGCTGAAGAATATCTATTTTGATTCAGGCAAAGCAACTCTGAAAGATGAATCACGCGTAGAACTCGATAAACTGTTTGACATTCTCACCAGAAGCGCAATCGTTATTGAGCTCGGCGGACATACTGACAGCGACGGAAGTGACGAAGCAAATGAAAAGCTTTCTCAGGACCGTGTTAACTCTGTAAAACAGTATCTTGTAAACAAAGGAGTTCCGTCCGACCGCATCAATGCAGTTGGCTACGGCGAAAAATTCCCGATTGCTGACAACAGCACTCCGGAAGGAAAAGCACAGAACAGACGTGTTGAAGTAAAAGTAACCCAGATCATCCCTGAAAAAGAAGGCGGTGAAGTGGTTACTGAAGAACCAACCAAAGAACAGAAAAAAGAAGATGCAAAGTTTGATATACTTGCAGCTCTCCGTTATGCTGCTGATATCGGCGGACTCCCCTCAGGAAGCCCTTGTACCAACGAAGCATATTTCTTCGCCGACAAACCGCTTTACAAGAAATCAACCAAAACCAACTGGGATGACATTGATTTCGGTCCTTCCAATGAAATTCTTGGCGGCTTCTCCGCTCATCTGCTGAACTTCGGACTAAACGCTGATAACAGCGGCTTTACCGGAGCAGGTATTCACTTTGATATGGGTGAAGGAGATGAATTCTTCCTCCACTATTATTTTGGTGTACCAGATAACGTAGACTGGGGCGGCGGATTTGGCCTCAACTATTTCTGGAGTTTCTATGACTGGTTTGGACATGATATCAGCCTCCTTTATGGTATTGATGCCAATGTCTGGAAATACTCAAACATTGACGATGCTGCCCTCTATATGGATATACCGGTAGGGCTCCGTTACAAGCATGAGCTTGCCGGATTCACACTCGGTTACGATGTGGCTTATAATATTGAAGGACTTAAATCCGACACTATTGAGAACGCATCTTATCTCCGTCTCGGAGTGAATGCCCGCTGGGGCATGTTCCAGGGTGGTCTGTTCATCAACTCAGGTGATGTTATAGATTACATGGGATTCCGTCTCGGAGTTACCTTCTAA